The nucleotide window GAACAGGTGCTTGTCAACTTGATTGAAAACGCAATCAAGTACAGCCCTGAAAAGCGACAAGTCGAAATCCAAGGTAGCCTCGAGAAAAGCGAGGTAATGATCGAAATCAAGGATCAGGGCTCTGGCATTGATGCCCGGCATTTGGATCGAATTTTTGAAAGATTCTATCGAGAAGATGCAGCTCGAAGCAGAAAATTAGGGGGGACTGGGCTGGGATTGGCAATCGTCAAACACATTGTTCAGTCTCATGGAGGAATGGTAAGCGTCGAAAGTAATCTGAATATGGGCAGTAAATTCACT belongs to SAR324 cluster bacterium and includes:
- a CDS encoding sensor histidine kinase, which translates into the protein EQVLVNLIENAIKYSPEKRQVEIQGSLEKSEVMIEIKDQGSGIDARHLDRIFERFYREDAARSRKLGGTGLGLAIVKHIVQSHGGMVSVESNLNMGSKFTLKFPTTIPEKTELHEERKESETLS